A portion of the Nitrospinota bacterium genome contains these proteins:
- a CDS encoding alpha/beta hydrolase, with the protein MKDYKKKYIDISDSMNKESENPLKVSYIFQDNTESKKKNCPIILIHGLFASIFSWRNNVDVLSRHNPIYALDLKGHGNSDKPKNSDYSPMALTLFIREFMNYLEIKKAVFVGNSLGGGISLLMALKFPSLVSKLVLLAPACYKQSLPSYIRKLKNPLLRIPFYFFSSKSIIQQVLPRVYFDNRLITEEVINGYSAPLNLKGTKSAFVALAKGLIPSDIDDIEKQVPTIKHKTLIIWGEEDRIIPLALAKRLHQEISHSTLHIIPQCGHAPQEEKPEIVNSLVTDFLKKES; encoded by the coding sequence ATGAAAGATTATAAAAAAAAATATATTGATATATCAGACTCAATGAATAAAGAGTCAGAAAACCCCTTAAAGGTTTCTTATATCTTTCAGGATAATACTGAGTCCAAGAAAAAAAATTGCCCAATCATCCTCATCCATGGCCTCTTTGCCTCAATATTTTCGTGGAGAAATAACGTTGATGTTTTATCTCGCCACAACCCAATTTATGCTCTTGATCTCAAAGGACATGGTAATTCTGACAAACCCAAGAATTCTGACTATTCACCAATGGCGCTGACCCTCTTTATAAGAGAATTTATGAATTATTTAGAAATTAAAAAGGCTGTCTTTGTAGGGAATTCATTGGGAGGGGGAATATCTCTCCTTATGGCCTTAAAATTTCCTTCTCTGGTATCTAAGCTTGTATTATTGGCCCCTGCTTGCTATAAACAAAGTCTCCCATCCTATATAAGAAAGTTAAAAAACCCACTGCTTAGGATTCCTTTTTATTTTTTTTCTTCAAAGTCTATTATCCAGCAGGTCCTTCCAAGGGTCTATTTTGATAACAGATTAATAACTGAGGAGGTTATAAATGGATATAGTGCTCCTTTAAATCTAAAAGGAACGAAGTCAGCATTCGTTGCTCTTGCAAAGGGACTAATTCCTTCGGATATAGATGATATTGAAAAACAGGTCCCCACCATCAAACATAAGACATTAATTATATGGGGAGAAGAGGATAGAATAATACCGCTTGCCCTTGCAAAGCGGCTTCATCAAGAAATATCTCACTCAACCCTCCATATCATCCCTCAATGCGGACATGCCCCTCAAGAAGAAAAACCAGAAATAGTCAACAGTCTCGTAACAGATTTTTTAAAAAAGGAGTCATAA
- the ndk gene encoding nucleoside-diphosphate kinase gives MERTLAIIKPDAVSRNLTGKILSIIEANEFKIKAMKMCSLTKREAEGFYYVHKEKPFFEGLTNFMSSGPIVVLLLEREGAIDQLREIMGATDPKKADICTIRREYGLDVEKNSIHGSDSKESADFEISYFFSDLEILK, from the coding sequence ATGGAAAGAACGCTGGCTATTATAAAACCGGATGCAGTATCGCGAAATCTCACAGGAAAGATTTTATCCATTATCGAGGCTAATGAATTTAAGATAAAGGCTATGAAAATGTGCTCCTTGACAAAAAGGGAGGCAGAAGGATTTTATTATGTCCACAAGGAAAAACCATTCTTTGAAGGCTTGACAAATTTTATGTCATCAGGTCCGATAGTTGTCCTTCTATTGGAACGGGAAGGAGCTATAGATCAGTTAAGGGAGATTATGGGAGCAACCGATCCAAAAAAGGCTGATATATGTACGATAAGAAGAGAATATGGTCTTGATGTCGAGAAAAATTCCATTCATGGCTCTGATTCAAAAGAATCAGCAGATTTTGAAATCTCCTATTTTTTTAGTGATTTAGAGATACTAAAGTAA
- a CDS encoding D-alanine--D-alanine ligase, with amino-acid sequence MKKKLKVAVLFGGRSGEHQISLISAASVMDAMDRKKYEIIPIGISLDGKWIVSQDPMAILKSKRKWVNNTTALLSLNPREKRIFILKSQKEILKKELKIDVVFPVLHGTYGEDGTIQGLLEMADIPYVGAGVMASAIGMDKGIMKSLFKQKGLPTPDFAIIKRVDWKKDERNAIKVIEDKIGFPSFIKPTNLGSSVGISKATNRKKLKEALKSAFLYDRKVIVEEGIFCREVECSVLGNDDPIASVVAEIIPKKEFYDYEAKYTDGMTDIVIPAPLPKRVSEKVRRLSIEAYKAIDCAGMARVDFFLEKTKNKLYVSEVNTIPGFTQLSCYPKLWEASGLSYKKLIDRLIDLALERYRDKKKSKTRF; translated from the coding sequence ATGAAAAAAAAGCTAAAGGTAGCTGTCCTCTTTGGGGGGAGATCAGGCGAGCATCAGATATCCTTGATTTCTGCTGCATCTGTTATGGATGCAATGGACAGAAAAAAATATGAAATTATCCCCATAGGCATATCTCTTGATGGCAAATGGATTGTGTCTCAAGACCCCATGGCGATTCTTAAATCAAAAAGAAAATGGGTCAATAACACGACGGCCCTTCTCTCTCTTAATCCTCGTGAAAAAAGAATTTTTATTCTTAAAAGTCAAAAAGAAATTTTGAAAAAGGAATTAAAAATCGATGTTGTATTTCCCGTTTTGCACGGCACCTATGGAGAGGATGGGACGATTCAGGGTCTTCTTGAAATGGCGGATATTCCTTATGTAGGAGCAGGGGTTATGGCCTCAGCTATAGGCATGGATAAAGGGATTATGAAGTCTCTCTTCAAGCAAAAGGGACTTCCAACACCTGATTTTGCAATAATAAAAAGGGTCGATTGGAAAAAAGACGAGAGAAATGCCATTAAAGTAATTGAAGATAAAATAGGTTTTCCATCCTTTATCAAGCCAACGAATCTTGGTTCGAGTGTTGGCATCTCAAAGGCTACAAACAGAAAGAAGTTAAAAGAGGCCTTAAAGTCGGCCTTTTTATATGACAGAAAGGTTATCGTTGAAGAAGGAATATTCTGCAGAGAAGTCGAGTGTAGTGTATTGGGAAATGACGATCCTATAGCATCTGTCGTTGCAGAAATTATTCCTAAAAAGGAGTTTTATGATTATGAGGCTAAATATACCGACGGGATGACTGATATCGTTATACCTGCACCTCTTCCCAAAAGGGTCTCAGAAAAGGTAAGAAGATTATCCATAGAGGCTTATAAGGCAATAGACTGTGCAGGCATGGCAAGAGTCGATTTCTTTTTGGAAAAAACAAAGAATAAGCTTTATGTCAGTGAGGTCAATACGATTCCTGGATTTACTCAATTGAGTTGTTATCCAAAACTCTGGGAGGCCTCGGGGCTATCCTATAAGAAACTCATAGACAGGCTTATTGACCTTGCCTTAGAAAGATATAGAGATAAAAAGAAATCAAAAACCCGATTTTAA
- the acpS gene encoding holo-ACP synthase, producing the protein MVYGIGIDIVKVERIKKAILKNGQRFVKRIFTEKEISYCEKRKSMYQHYAARFAAKEAVFKAMGTGWRKGVSWNEIEVENDSSGKPHINIYGKTKEIAERIGGKRFLITITHSDEYAISKVILTD; encoded by the coding sequence ATGGTCTATGGCATAGGTATTGATATTGTTAAAGTTGAAAGGATCAAAAAGGCCATTCTCAAAAACGGCCAGAGATTTGTAAAGAGGATTTTTACAGAAAAAGAAATCTCATATTGTGAGAAGCGAAAAAGCATGTATCAACATTATGCCGCAAGGTTTGCTGCAAAGGAGGCGGTTTTTAAGGCAATGGGAACAGGCTGGCGCAAGGGAGTTTCATGGAATGAGATTGAAGTAGAAAATGATTCCTCTGGAAAACCTCATATCAATATCTATGGAAAGACAAAAGAGATCGCTGAAAGGATCGGGGGCAAGAGGTTTCTTATAACGATAACCCATAGTGATGAATATGCTATTTCAAAGGTTATTTTGACAGATTAA